The DNA segment AATGCTTTCCAGCTGACTGTACACCTGAATACTCCTCCCTTGTTCTCAGAGCGGAGCAGCTGTCCAGCGTGCAGTACACCCTCCCTAAAACCCCAGGAGGTGACAGAGCAGACTTCTGGAGGTTCAGAGGTCTGCGGAGCTCGAAGAGGAATTTGCGGAAAAGCAGGGAGGACCTGTCGGCCCAGCCGGTTCAGACCAAGTTCCCTGCCTACGAGAGGGTGGTGCTGAGGGAAGGTGAGAGTACAGAGGCCAGTGCAGCTGCAGCGATAAAGTGGAGACTCCCTGATATCTTTCAGATGCTTTGAATACAtcgtgtcagtgtgtgtattgATTCAGTGATGAAGTTTTACCTCTCATGGACTAATCCCCACGATGTCCTCACTCAGCTGGGTTCTTGAGGCCTGTGGTCATCTTCGGGCCAATAGCAGACGTAGCAAGAGAGAAACTGGCCAGGGAGGAGCCAGACGTCTTCGAACTAGCAAGTAGGTGatccatacatttttttttctttgcggtattttgtgtctttgtctgGAATTGCAGAACTAAGTGTTCTCATCGCACATCGTTACAGAGACATTTCGACTCGAGCGCCACTGAAGTAATACGTATTTGAAACACCTTTAAAATTCCTCCAGTTAatatttcattcaattcaaGAACTGTAGTTTTACCTGATGACCTTCAGCCTGCCTTcgccttccacacacacacattcccttCGTTTATAGtgactttcttcctctttctcactTTATCTTTCACTCCTCCAGTCTTGAGGCAGAGCTGAACACGCATTTTAATTTAGCTCCTTATCTGCCTCCTCTTACCCCTTGAGACTACTCAGCTCTGTAATGCAGGTTTTTAATTTTAACACTTGGTATCAAATTCCAATTACTTGAAGTGCGTTGCCCCACATCCCAGTGTAGCCAAACACATTCatcacacccccacacacagtgtttcctttcattgatgtttatttgcacaactCCAGTGATGTTTGTGtaactgtattttcttttcagaaacacaacaaccacAAGGAGGGGAAAGTATGTCTCTTAGTGCATcaaattttctttgttttcatttggttcAGTGAATGGCAGATACTCTTTGAACCGGTGTGTGGTGGCTAGCTCCCTACTCTAGATGTGACAACAGCAGCCATTGATTGCCTGGTTAATGCATATCGGGGAATAGCacttaatttaattttctttagtCATGATATTTGGCAGCGACTCTCTCGTCAATGCATTTCAGCAATAAAACCTTGGAAACTGGAGACTCGAGACTAAAGAAAACCAATATCGTACTGACACACAGCAAGCCCTTCACAAGTGTTCAGAGGAACTGGAGACGGCTGTTTGTGGGCGAGAAACAGTCATTCTTACAATTACACTTTGTTGTAAacaaaattaatgtttttacaTTGAAAGAAGTATCTGATGCATTAGTTttgagctgatttttttttataattgagACCAACGTTGCTCAACAGGCAACATCTCTCAGATTGAATTCAAATGGAATCAAAACTTTTGACTGTCCAACGCCTGAAGTCTCTGTGAAGCTGTACGTCAGTCTGATATCTTCTTGTTCCTCGTTCTGAAAGTGATACACCAATGTCCGTGTATACACCATGGAAACCTGCTTCTCCGCATGCTGGAATAATGTTGTAATTGAATTCAGTGGTATTCCCCTCCTAAATGCTGGATTCATGTTATAAAATGACAACAGCTAGGCTGCATGACGCGCCACTCATTTTAACAAGGAGCTGAAACCCAGATACGTTGTAGGTTCTTATTCGAATGTTACAACACCTGACATGAACAGAAAATCTACAAAAGGAAATGTTGCAGTCACATTTTTCagaatatttcaactttttaaaaattgattttctgGCAATTGGCTCATCATGCAGGTTAAAGAGGAAAGAACAGCAGATGAGACATTACAGGAAAGCTTAATTTCAAATCATCAGACTAGTTTTAATGTGAAAGCTGTGCTATGCTGAGGAGGTGTGCTAAAGCAAAAACCTGCGTGCCAAATAATACCGGTAATGTAAAACTGGGTTCAAGTAAATGCAGAACTAAAAGATGGTGGAAAGTGGGATCGCAGTGTCAGATCTGATCCAAAGCTGTCATTGttatgtttgtctgttttacatttttattacgACTTGCAGAATTTGTCCTCaaaatggggagaaaaaaaaatcagtaaatcTTTGCTTTAATTCTGTCTTTGTTAAACTTTGCTGCATATGCTTGAACCTGTGCATGCATGGCTGTATTTATTTGCAATAAAACTAAGAACCTATTAGCTAGTTATGAACAATATTTGCAGACGATAGAGCCTATTAGCTACAAAGCCTGGCCCCTCATGTGTTTGAGTCCTTACTGTACTGAACATCGTTGTGAGAAGACTGCCCTCTTTTGAACCTTGTGTTTCTTGTCAGGAAACCATTGCTTATCTTTGTTTGAATCATAAGCCCCTCTTCACATCCTTGCTTAAATCCCCAAGGCTTACAATGACACTGTAGTTTCATTAATCCCAAATGACCCTCCTGCTCTTGTATGTGCATATTTATTGTCAATGTTGCTCACATAACACGTTTCCTGcaccatatttttttttttactgctggatgcactttgcacacacacattcatgatGCACCGAATTTTATTCCCTGAACCTGCCCAAAATACCTAATGACTGTTGCATGAATTGGCTGCTGTCctcatttttgtatttattatctagcagttttttttctttctttctttattcaccATTAACGTACACTTGCCTTCTCCTATATGAAGATTACTGTTCTTAATTTAACCGATCTATTTATAGGAGTTGACAACTGCACGCTACAAAGGATGTCTAATTAGGGCACAGCCTGGATTTATTGTTGTTGGTCTCTCGTTGTGGTGCGACGCTGTAACCGTCCATTTGTCTTTTGTAGAGAGTGAACCCAGGGACGCTGGAACCGACCAGAAAAGCTCTGGGATCATTCGGCTGCACACCATCAAACAGATCATCGACCGAGTGAGTGCCACTAAATATTCATACGTTATGTTACAACACATGGATTCGGACAGCCTTTGATGGATCTGTTTTGGTAATAAAATGATGTTGAGGAGTCACAAACTGCACAGCTCACTGCTGCCATCTGGTGTATTGCACGccttaatttaatttttttttttttttttgtggtaaaatacaaaacaaaagaagctgaCCACTACATCAGATGCACATTGTAGATGAAAATATAGTTTATCGGTTACATTTGAAGGCCTGTCGTTACCTTGTGGAAATTCCCTTCTTTTTATGACACATATTGTAaatgtttctcctctgtgttACGTAACTGAAGGACAAGCATGCAGTGCTGGACATTACCCCCAATGCCGTGGACCGTCTGAACTACGCCCAGTGGTATCCCATCGTGGTGTTTCTCAATCCGGACACCAAGCAGGGCGTGAAGAACATGAGGACCCGCCTCTGCCCCGAGTCCAGGAAGAGTGCCAggaagctttatgagcgagccCTCAAATTACGGAAGAACAACCACCACCTCTTCACCAGTGAGTCCAGCCGAGGAGGGAGAGCGATACGTTATCTGCATGGAGTGGGAGACATTTCACAGTGGGGGCAAGGACACTTTCCACACACCGTTGACAGCCGAGTGCTGCGGCGTCGGAGGCTGTCACGGCACCGCACTTGTTTTGCGGAGCTTCGTTCTGGTAAAATCCCCACAAACAGCTTGTTGTGCGCTGCCACACAAGGCTGCCCGCAGGCCTTCCTCTCAGCATGTGCGCTCCCTGTCGAGGGAAGAGCTGcagttctgctgctggaacatCTGTTGGAGACAAACTGAGAGGTCCTGCTGAAGATTTCACTCAGTTTAGTCAGTCGCTTTAAAGTAATGCAGCAGTCGAACGCCAGACACTTGCTGCACAGTTCTACTCCTCGGCCTCAAGAGTTGCAAGCAGTGTGTTTCCTAGATTCCTGTTGGTAGAGTAGCTTTCTTGAGGTGACGATGCTCTTTAATCAGTCTGTTAGGATTAACACCAGCTGCACTCCATCATCGATTCCATTAACTAAGATTAATAATGTTGTTGAGGGCATCAGCTGCtttcagaaaacaaataaaggaaaaagctAAATGAGAAATGTGGACGTTGCTCAGCAATTTACCTCCGTGGGATTCTGCCTACTGTTGTTGTGGAGCATTGCTGGTGTTGCCTTGATCCTCGTGTCTCTTTCTCTACCAGGATTCTTTTGGTTGTTGGGAGCTGTAGTTGTCAGCAGTTGTCATCATCTTCAGTGCTGAAATCTAAAATAATCTAAAGCAGTCTGTTGAACCCTGAGGACCTGTCTCACTTTCCAGCATGAATTCCTCACATTATAAGACACATACGTCATTCACGTTGATTTCTGATCTTTCATTTGAGAAGCCAGAATCGCACCATGTTTAActgcctttttatttattcatgatgATGTTCTCTCATCATTAAGCCACAATAAAACTCAGAGAGCACTGTAGTTTTTATTTTGCCTAAATAGCAGGAAAATAACTGGACCCAGGTATTTTTCTTACTCAACCATAGCTAGAAGCAAAATTCACACCAGCATTTCCAATCACAGTAATAACGTATTTAATGTAATGGattttgaaaacgatgctgaaatttttcttcctgttgaccagtgagtttgttttttgttttttgttttttttcacctttttgtgCTCAGCGACCATTAACTTGAACAGCATGAATGATGGGTGGTTTGGAGCATTGAAAGAAAGTATCCAGCAGCAACAGAACCAGCTGGTGTGGGTTTCAGAGGGCAAGgtaattaacacacacacacacacacacacacacacacacacacacacacacacacacacacacacactaatgtaTTTGCCCTTTTCACTCCCTCGTTTCGCTCACCGTCGTTCCGTCCTCAGGCCGACGGGGCGGCTGAAGATGACCTGGACATCCACGACGACCGCCTCTCCTACCTGTCGGCGCCGGGCAGCGAGTACTCCATGTACAGCACGGACAGCCGCCACACCTCCGACTACGAGGACACGGACACGGAGGGCGGAGCCTACACCGACCAGGAGCTGGACGAAACCCTGAACGACGACGTGGGCCCGCCCCCGGAGCCCGCCATCACCCGGTCCTCCGAGCCCGTCCGCGAGGACCCGCCCGTCATCCAGGAGCCTCCGGGCTACGCTGTCTATCCGCACTCAGTGCAGCCGGACCCCCTGAACCGCATCGACCCCGCCGGGTTCAAGGCGCCGGCGCCGCAGCAGGTAGCGTTTCTGAGAGCCGTACGCCTCCCCTGTTGTCTGGAGGACGTGGTGTGCGTTAGGAGGGTTTTCTGGAGGCGCTATTGAAGGCACCTTTCTTGTTTTTACAGTTATTCTCTATCTACTCTTATAAAGCCATGTGAAACTACTGTGGTCAGGTATTTATTGCAATATaaacatatataaatattataTATTCTATATCTATATTTATTTTAGCCAATTGCCTTCATGTGTTTGTGGATTGAtgtttgtgagagtgtgtttttttatttttgaaatggaGAATTACTTGAATCAGTTTCACTGTTCACACTTATACTCTGTATTACCACAAAGCTGTCTTATCAGTGTGCCTGTTGCTAATATTACTGGGTGAAACtctgttgtgtgtgcgtgtaccaCTAATCACCTATGTGCACTTCCTCGTTTGTATTACCTAAGATTGGGACTGTGACGCTACAACACCACAAAGTATTATGTGCATGTTGAAAATGCCAGTGTTAATCCAGTGTACCTGTGAAATGTACTCACCAATACCCGATTGGCAGTTGTGGTATCCAGTTCTCAGCGTTTGTCGTCTCCCGTGTGTTCATGAACTCGAGAGGAGTTCCAGAGCAACTTACTGTATTGTAACCATAGAATTAAATCAAGTTAGTACTCTCTAACCACGAAAACTTGTCTTGCTGCTAATTCCTAGCTCTCACATGCCATCGGTTGGTGCACAGACACTGCTAGATGTTGAGGTGGCTGGTTTGAAATCAGTGGGTACAGATGAGGAGCAGAGCGTTTGTTAAAAGGGGGCTGAGAGTTGAACTTGTTAGTGCTGCACCCTGATTTGTCAGCGCGTGTTATTAAACATTTCTGAACCACTTCACAGAAAGCAGAGGCCGCTGCCGTCCCTAGCATCTCCCACCATCCCGAGCCCCTTGCCGAGACAGTGCCCGCTGCTGTCGACGTTACTGTAAAAACTGTAGGGCCGCTGAGCCCCGATGAGGCTCCCGCAGCTCCGTACAGCCAGCCGAGCCCCAACCCTGAGGCCGGCTCTCTCAGGAGAACTCCTCCTGAGCTAGCCCCTCAGAGCACCACCCCAGAGCCTCTGCAGTCTGGAATGGCCAGTCCAGAACCAAAGGTATCCCATCTGATCGTCACGGGGCGCTCCGCGGCCTGGCCCGACCCGGCTCGGCTCAGCTCGGTCTGAcctcctgtgctgctgctgctgctgctgctgcctgtctaCCTTCATACCTCCTGCTGCCgcgcttctctctctccttctgcccTGCATGTCTGCTGGCCACAGCGCTGCCCGGAAGAgacagagatgtgtgtgtgggaataagtgtgtgtgtgtgcgcgtgtgtgtgcgcaaatGCTGGTAAGCAACAGTGGGACTTGAAGATAATGGCTGCAGTGAAATGCctccatgtggaggagcagcggagctccTGCGACCGGCACTGTTGCTTATCTTCTTTGCATGGCTGCAACATGTTTGCCTCATCTGCTGGTAACTCCTAGAAGTAGatttgtgtgtgcagtatttATCAGGAttgtttctttgtaaaagtaTCGATTAATTTTCTAACCATTTCATGCTCTCTGCCTTGTGTAGAACCACAGGCAGGTAACCTCAGGTCATGTAGCGCCTGAGCAGAAGTGCCTGATTTGGGTGGAAAATTGATGGTTACTTCTtgaatgtggggtttttttcacacatttatttactttttgtaCAGCGGTTTTGTGCTCGTATTGTTAAAAATTGTTCTCCATGTTATGTTGCTCTCAGTTGCACCAGGACAGTGGGATATTTTGTCTTGTTGTTGGTGCATAATTGCAAGtgcaaaaaaagcaaagaaaccaCAAAGTATTGAACAAGATGTCACAGAGAAACCTTAACTGAGGTAGCATACAGATTCAACATAGCCTGTAAACCACAGTCTTATGTTTCAGCAGCAGGGACAAAGAAAATGAATCCCACGGTTTTGTTGCATCATTCAccaactttgtttttgtactttgaGTGTTTAATTTGCAGTGGTGTCTTCTGATGTGTATAAGCCGCAATATCTGGCCGTTCTGcacctctttttttaatctaatgttATCTGACTAGTAACCCCTCCCTCTCAGTTTCTCTATTTCAGGTCTTTTCCTTCTCATTTCCTTCTCTGCAATAATTTCCGacttgtttgaatgttttttttctttcatttcttcttttaacaAATTTTATACACATTCAATTTTTCAAATTACGTTTTGTGTATCTGTGCAGCAAGGAGTGGGTCCTTAACCTTTGCCTCTGTTCTGTATTTGTTTGCCAGATGTTTCAGAAGGATCCATACAGCACAGACAACGGCGGGAGAGTGGGTCACAGTATGAAGCCAATGGCCTACAGTCCCCAGCAGGGATACCACCCCGACCAGCAGTCCTACAGAGATTACGACCACCCGCCCAGCCGCTACGACGTCAGCAGCAGTGGCGTGAGCAGCGGAGGCGGCGGCTACCCAGAACCAAAGTACCGGAACTTTGACTCGAGCGCACCGTTTGAGAACAGTGTGCCTCACCTCGACCAGCAGCAGTGGAGTCCCTACAGCCAGACGCTCTCCACCGCCAACTCCCAGGCCTATGATCCCCGTTTGCCTTACAGCGATGGCCCCGAGTCCCAGTACACTCCCCCCCTGCGCTACGACGAGCCCCCGCCTCACCACGGCTTCGACGGACGGCCTCGCTACGGCAAGCCGACGGGCCCGGGGCCCGCCCGCTTCGACGACCCTCCCGCCCCGATGTCCGATGTGCGCTACGACCCGGACTCTCATCTGAACGCGTACCCGGCGGCCGGCCGCTCCCCCGAGCCCCCCGGCCAGCGGCCCGCCTACGGCCAGGGGCCGGCGTCGCAGCAGAAAGGCTACAAGCCGCAGCAGTATGACCCCGCCCACGTGAACTCCGACGGCAGCCCCACGCCTCCCGCTAAAGCCGACGCCCCCTCGCCCTCGCACATGGACGCTTTGAAACCCCAGTCCGCCAGGAACGAGCCGCACGAGGAGGACCCCGCCATGCGGCCGCAGTCGGTCCTGACCAGGGTCAAGATGTTTGAGAACAAACGCTCCGTGTCCGTGGACAGAGCCAGAGACGCAGGGGATTTATCTGGAAACAGGGTAAACTGCTTCACTTCTACATTCGCTCAACTTCTTAAAGAAAAATAGCGTCATGACTTGATGAAACATTCCTTGTTCTATTATCACTTCTGTTAATAATAAGTCTCATTGTTTTGTTGACACCAGGCAGCTGATTTACCCTTGAAAACGGGTGGAGTAATCCCAAAGGCAAATTCTCTGAGCAACCTGGATCAGGAGAAGACCTTTAGGTGAGcctgctgtgatgtttctgtttttatctgtttgggaaaaaaaatttaaaaaatcaacTTGTACATTTTCCATCATTTACATTTTGGCTGTTATATTTTTCCCCCcggtctccagagcaccagagccTCAGAAGCCTCAGTCTAAGGTGGCTGATGACATCGTGCGCTCCAACCATTACGACCCCGATGAAGACGAAGATTATTACAGGAAGCAGCTGTCTTACTTTGACAGACTTCAGACGGGCCCCAATAAACCTCAAGCACAAGCAGGCCACGGCTATCCCAGGTGAAACGCAGGCCCGCTCATATTTTTATACAAGCAGGAAGCATTGTTTATCATCTTTTATGGCTGCACACATCTCAATGTTATTGTCGTATATATTTAACTGTTTGTCACTGAAGGTCCGACTCGTTGGACAAACCAAACCCGGCTGAGAAAAAATACGAAGCGGTTCCCCAGGTGACGCCCACTCTGCCACCAGCCACGCTGCCCAAACCCTCGCCCGAAGGTAAACGTTTTGTGAAGATGGATTTGTGTTCTGTGACGTATTATCAATCTGTTTTGATTGACCGGTGTGGCTCGCTCCTCAGCCAAGCCTCCGGGCCGGGAGGACACAGTCCAGACCAACTTCCTGCCTCACAAGAGCTTCCCCGAGAAGTCTCCGGTCAACGGCACAAGCGAGCAGCCTCCGAAGGCGGTCACCAGCACCGGGGCTCCACCGGCGTCCAGCTACAACCGCTACACGCCCAAGCCCTTCACCACCTCCGCCAGGCCTTTTGCTCGCATGTTCGACAGTCCCAAGTTCAACCACAACCTTCTGCCCAACGACAAGCCTGAGACAGCACCGAAGGTACAGACGCTCCTGTTACGGGAGAGCAGAGAGAGTTTTACTGATCGGAATTATTCGGTACttgttttatcttttatgtAAAGATTAAGTGTCAAATGATCGAAATGAGACTGTTTTAATACAGAATCGAACACAAAAACTTTTATTAGACAAGATGTGGCAGTAAAATATTCCTGAGTCAAAGTGAGACACCGTCTCCCTTGTGTTGGGCGCAGGGCGGCAGCTCCAGTCCAGTGAAGCTCCAGATTTCCCCTCAGCCCCAGAACACAGACCACGACAGCGGCCTGGACACTTTCACACGCACCGTGGACCACCGCTCCAAATACCAGCACAACAACGTCAATGCCGTGCCTAAAGCCATCCCCGTGAGGTAACCAGCCCGCCCTCATTACGCTTTAAATTCCATGCAcctgctttaaaaaagaaaaaaaaaaaaaacgagcgcCAGTGTGACAGTTCCGACACTCCGCCCCGCAGCCCCACCGCCCTGGACGACGACGAAGATGAAGACGAGGGACACACGGTGGTCGCCACAGCCCGTGGTATCTTCAACTCCAACGGTGGCGTCCTGAGCTCCATCGAGACAGGTGTCAGCATAATTATCCCGCAGGGCGCCATCCCTGACGGCGTGGAACAGGAGATCTACTTCAAGGTCTGTCGAGACAACAGCATCCTGCCCCCACTCGACAAGGAGAAAGGTAACTTATCAGGGAGAAGCTCCAGGGGAATTCTTCATTCACCTCTAAATTAACTTGATGCAATTTgctcttttttaatttgtgtgttttagagtTTAATCATAacaaagtccttttttttattattattatataaaaTTTGAACCCTGTTAACATTATTGTGTTGAGTGTCTGACtgagtgtgtcgctgtgtgttgtgttgtgttgtatttgtgtctgtgtctgcagggGAGACGCTGCTCAGCCCTCTGGTGATGTGCGGACCTCACGGCCTCAAGTTTTTGAAGCCCGTGGAGCTGCGCCTGCCTCACTGTGCGTCAATGACCCCTGATGGTTGGTCTTTTGCTCTAAAATCCTCCGACTCCTCGTCGGGTACGCTGTGCTCTCTCTGTTCTTCGGGGTCGTTTGGGCTGGCTGTGTGACAaattgaggggttttttttttttgggtcacTGTTAAATCAGCTTTTACCCCTAGTTTTGATTGTTGTCTTTGTAATCAAACATTTAATTAAGCCTGAAATCAGTTGTGATTCGATGATATCTTGATCAATCTAGGGGGGAAAATCTGCTTTTTCTCGTAATGATAGCTTTGGTTTGATTCATTTTCATAATTCCTGACTGGTTAACTT comes from the Salarias fasciatus chromosome 1, fSalaFa1.1, whole genome shotgun sequence genome and includes:
- the tjp1a gene encoding tight junction protein ZO-1 isoform X1 — its product is MKYQKYITVMQMAMGVTASNKDCLPAKRQLWVTPQDGDTSPSGAPGCSGPAGATGGASAMAMAATSTLSLPMSQGKPSLRRIKGRIHRSKSLDSIDLLDSNSAAMEETVIWEQHTVTLHRAPGFGFGIAISGGRDNPHFQSGETSIVISDVLKGGPAEGLLQENDRVVMVNAVSMDNVEHAYAVQQLRKSGKNAKITIRRKRKVQIPVSRPGDRETMSEHEEDSDDEDGYEHRGGQSAYGGASGGTGRRPERERSSSGRRDHSASRERSVSPRSDRRSQASSAPPRPSKVTLVKSRKNEEYGLRLASHIFVKDISPESLAARDGNIQEGDVVLKINGTVTENLSLIDAKKLIERSKGKLKMVVQRDERATLLNIPDLDDSIPSANNSDRDDISEIHSLTSDHSNRSHGRGSRSRSPDRPEISDHLRHSPRQISNGSLRGRDEERVSKPGAMSTPVKTSDDGVLSQASDQASSRDDKQLPPLPEPKPVYAQPGQPDVDLPVSPSDAPVPSAGHDDSILRPSMKLVKFKKGESVGLRLAGGNDVGIFVAGVLEDSPAAKEGLEEGDQILRVNNVDFANIIREEAVLFLLDLPRGEEVTILAQKKKDVYRKIVESDVGDSFYIRTHFEYEKESPYGLSFNKGEVFRVVDTLYNGKLGSWLAIRIGKNHQEVERGIIPNKNRAEQLSSVQYTLPKTPGGDRADFWRFRGLRSSKRNLRKSREDLSAQPVQTKFPAYERVVLREAGFLRPVVIFGPIADVAREKLAREEPDVFELAKTQQPQGGEKSEPRDAGTDQKSSGIIRLHTIKQIIDRDKHAVLDITPNAVDRLNYAQWYPIVVFLNPDTKQGVKNMRTRLCPESRKSARKLYERALKLRKNNHHLFTTTINLNSMNDGWFGALKESIQQQQNQLVWVSEGKADGAAEDDLDIHDDRLSYLSAPGSEYSMYSTDSRHTSDYEDTDTEGGAYTDQELDETLNDDVGPPPEPAITRSSEPVREDPPVIQEPPGYAVYPHSVQPDPLNRIDPAGFKAPAPQQKAEAAAVPSISHHPEPLAETVPAAVDVTVKTVGPLSPDEAPAAPYSQPSPNPEAGSLRRTPPELAPQSTTPEPLQSGMASPEPKMFQKDPYSTDNGGRVGHSMKPMAYSPQQGYHPDQQSYRDYDHPPSRYDVSSSGVSSGGGGYPEPKYRNFDSSAPFENSVPHLDQQQWSPYSQTLSTANSQAYDPRLPYSDGPESQYTPPLRYDEPPPHHGFDGRPRYGKPTGPGPARFDDPPAPMSDVRYDPDSHLNAYPAAGRSPEPPGQRPAYGQGPASQQKGYKPQQYDPAHVNSDGSPTPPAKADAPSPSHMDALKPQSARNEPHEEDPAMRPQSVLTRVKMFENKRSVSVDRARDAGDLSGNRAADLPLKTGGVIPKANSLSNLDQEKTFRAPEPQKPQSKVADDIVRSNHYDPDEDEDYYRKQLSYFDRLQTGPNKPQAQAGHGYPRSDSLDKPNPAEKKYEAVPQVTPTLPPATLPKPSPEAKPPGREDTVQTNFLPHKSFPEKSPVNGTSEQPPKAVTSTGAPPASSYNRYTPKPFTTSARPFARMFDSPKFNHNLLPNDKPETAPKGGSSSPVKLQISPQPQNTDHDSGLDTFTRTVDHRSKYQHNNVNAVPKAIPVSPTALDDDEDEDEGHTVVATARGIFNSNGGVLSSIETGVSIIIPQGAIPDGVEQEIYFKVCRDNSILPPLDKEKGETLLSPLVMCGPHGLKFLKPVELRLPHCASMTPDGWSFALKSSDSSSGDPKSWQNKSLPGDPNYLVGANCVSVLIDHF
- the tjp1a gene encoding tight junction protein ZO-1 isoform X2; translation: MKYQKYITVMQMAMGVTASNKDCLPAKRQLWVTPQDGDTSPSGAPGCSGPAGATGGASAMAMAATSTLSLPMSQGKPSLRRIKGRIHRSKSLDSIDLLDSNSAAMEETVIWEQHTVTLHRAPGFGFGIAISGGRDNPHFQSGETSIVISDVLKGGPAEGLLQENDRVVMVNAVSMDNVEHAYAVQQLRKSGKNAKITIRRKRKVQIPVSRPGDRETMSEHEEDSDDEDGYEHRGGQSAYGGASGGTGRRPERERSSSGRRDHSASRERSVSPRSDRRSQASSAPPRPSKVTLVKSRKNEEYGLRLASHIFVKDISPESLAARDGNIQEGDVVLKINGTVTENLSLIDAKKLIERSKGKLKMVVQRDERATLLNIPDLDDSIPSANNSDRDDISEIHSLTSDHSNRSHGRGSRSRSPDRPEISDHLRHSPRQISNGSLRGRDEERVSKPGAMSTPVKTSDDGVLSQASDQASSRDDKQLPPLPEPKPVYAQPGQPDVDLPVSPSDAPVPSAGHDDSILRPSMKLVKFKKGESVGLRLAGGNDVGIFVAGVLEDSPAAKEGLEEGDQILRVNNVDFANIIREEAVLFLLDLPRGEEVTILAQKKKDVYRKIVESDVGDSFYIRTHFEYEKESPYGLSFNKGEVFRVVDTLYNGKLGSWLAIRIGKNHQEVERGIIPNKNRAEQLSSVQYTLPKTPGGDRADFWRFRGLRSSKRNLRKSREDLSAQPVQTKFPAYERVVLREAGFLRPVVIFGPIADVAREKLAREEPDVFELAKSEPRDAGTDQKSSGIIRLHTIKQIIDRDKHAVLDITPNAVDRLNYAQWYPIVVFLNPDTKQGVKNMRTRLCPESRKSARKLYERALKLRKNNHHLFTTTINLNSMNDGWFGALKESIQQQQNQLVWVSEGKADGAAEDDLDIHDDRLSYLSAPGSEYSMYSTDSRHTSDYEDTDTEGGAYTDQELDETLNDDVGPPPEPAITRSSEPVREDPPVIQEPPGYAVYPHSVQPDPLNRIDPAGFKAPAPQQKAEAAAVPSISHHPEPLAETVPAAVDVTVKTVGPLSPDEAPAAPYSQPSPNPEAGSLRRTPPELAPQSTTPEPLQSGMASPEPKMFQKDPYSTDNGGRVGHSMKPMAYSPQQGYHPDQQSYRDYDHPPSRYDVSSSGVSSGGGGYPEPKYRNFDSSAPFENSVPHLDQQQWSPYSQTLSTANSQAYDPRLPYSDGPESQYTPPLRYDEPPPHHGFDGRPRYGKPTGPGPARFDDPPAPMSDVRYDPDSHLNAYPAAGRSPEPPGQRPAYGQGPASQQKGYKPQQYDPAHVNSDGSPTPPAKADAPSPSHMDALKPQSARNEPHEEDPAMRPQSVLTRVKMFENKRSVSVDRARDAGDLSGNRAADLPLKTGGVIPKANSLSNLDQEKTFRAPEPQKPQSKVADDIVRSNHYDPDEDEDYYRKQLSYFDRLQTGPNKPQAQAGHGYPRSDSLDKPNPAEKKYEAVPQVTPTLPPATLPKPSPEAKPPGREDTVQTNFLPHKSFPEKSPVNGTSEQPPKAVTSTGAPPASSYNRYTPKPFTTSARPFARMFDSPKFNHNLLPNDKPETAPKGGSSSPVKLQISPQPQNTDHDSGLDTFTRTVDHRSKYQHNNVNAVPKAIPVSPTALDDDEDEDEGHTVVATARGIFNSNGGVLSSIETGVSIIIPQGAIPDGVEQEIYFKVCRDNSILPPLDKEKGETLLSPLVMCGPHGLKFLKPVELRLPHCASMTPDGWSFALKSSDSSSGDPKSWQNKSLPGDPNYLVGANCVSVLIDHF